The following proteins come from a genomic window of Trifolium pratense cultivar HEN17-A07 linkage group LG4, ARS_RC_1.1, whole genome shotgun sequence:
- the LOC123882052 gene encoding uncharacterized protein LOC123882052 — protein sequence MDSSSVHSTHPIQQDDEWDTDGFVIPSLGIEESDQSKDNVNVATIESPNSTAKAKKEEIIYLGPHGAPPSQSKQQEVVSSNRKQRFKQKLKEADKKNSGTGRENKVDNLRELVGGGKSSGGMAKGSSPKDWLDPHCHEAEFERR from the exons ATGGATTCCTCTTCCGTGCACTCCACTCACCCAATTCAACAAGATGATGAATGGG ACACTGATGGATTTGTGATTCCGAGTTTGGGAATTGAAGAATCTGATCAAAGTAAAGATAATGTTAATGTTGCAACCATAGAATCGCCAAACTCTACTGCAAAG gctaagaaggaagagatcATCTATCTTGGCCCACACGGAGCGCCTCCTTCACAGTCAAAACAACAAGAGGTAGTTTCATCAAATCGGAAGCAGCGGTTCAAGCAAAAGCTGAAAGAAGCTGATAAGAAAAATAGTGGGACAGGTAGGGAGAATAAAGTGGATAACTTGAGGGAGCTTGTGGGTGGGGGAAAATCTAGTGGCGGTATGGCAAAGGGATCCTCCCCTAAGGACTGGTTAGATCCACATTGTCATGAAGCTGAGTTTGAGAGGAGGTGA
- the LOC123919496 gene encoding putative pentatricopeptide repeat-containing protein At5g13230, mitochondrial: MIRNIIRDSSKLSLQLLHHCRHIHHQHQPCLTALDSHSYAHMLQQIIRNGADPNTGKHLHCHILKSGASLDLFAQNILLNFYVQSNSLHDASKLFDEMPLTNTITFVTLAQGYSRDHQFHQALHFILRLFREGHEVNPFVFTTLLKLLVSMDLAHLCWTAHACVYKLGHHADAFVGTALIDAYSVCGNVDIARHVFDDICCKDMVSWTGMVACYAENCFYEESLQLFNQMRIFGYMPNNFTISGALKSCLGLEAFDVGKSVHGCALKTSYDHDLYVGIALLELYAKSREIDDAKRLFEEMPKNDLIPWSLMIARYAQSDRSEEALELFFRMRQTSVVPNNFTFASVLQACASLALLNLGKQIHSCVLKFGLNSNVFVSNAIMDVYAKCGEIEISMKLFEELPDRNDVTWNTIIVGYVQLGDGERAMNLFTYMLEHDIQPTEVTYSSVLRACASLAALEPGLQIHSLTIKTTYNKDTVVANSLIDMYAKCGRINDARLTFDKMNKRDEVSWNAMICGYSMHGISMEALNLFDMMQHTDCKPNKLTFVGVLSACSNAGLLHEGQTHFESMSRDYDTKPCIEHYTCMVWLLGRLGQFDEAMKLIGEIPFQPSVMVWRALLGACVIHKNVDLGSVCAQHVLEMEPHDDATHVLLSNMYATAGRWDSVAFVRRNMQKKKVKKEPGLSWVENQGVVHYFSVGDTSHPDIKLICGMLEWLNKKTRDAGYIPDRNAVLLDVADGEKERHLWVHSERLALAYGLIRMPHACSIRIIKNLRICIDCHTVIKLISKVVQREIVIRDINRFHHFRHGVCSCGDYW; the protein is encoded by the exons ATGATTAGGAATATAATTCGTGACAGTTCAAAACTGTCATTACAACTACTTCATCACTGTCGCCATATCCATCACCAACACCAACCATGTCTTACTGCTTTGGATTCTCATTCCTACGCTCACATGCTCCAACAAATTATTCGAAACGGCGCCGACCCGAACACCGGAAAGCATCTCCACTGCCACATTCTCAAGAGTGGCGCTTCTCTTGACTTGTTTGCTCAGAACATTCTTCTTAACTTTTATGTTCAATCCAATTCCTTGCATGATGCTTCCAaactgtttgatgaaatgcctcTGACTAACACCATCACTTTTGTTACATTAGCTCAAGGTTACTCCCGTGACCACCAATTCCATCAAGCACTTCACTTCATTCTCAG GTTATTTAGAGAAGGACATGAGGTGAACCCGTTTGTTTTTACTACTCTTCTCAAGTTGCTGGTGAGCATGGATTTGGCTCACTTGTGTTGGACAGCTCATGCTTGTGTTTATAAGCTTGGCCATCATGCTGATGCATTTGTCGGGACTGCCCTTATTGATGCTTATTCTGTTTGTGGAAATGTTGATATTGCTCGCCATGTTTTCGATGACATTTGTTGCAAGGATATGGTGTCTTGGACTGGGATGGTTGCTTGTTATGCTGAGAATTGTTTCTATGAGGAGTCATTGCAACTTTTCAACCAGATGAGGATTTTTGGGTACATGCCCAACAATTTCACCATTTCGGGTGCGCTCAAGTCCTGTCTTGGTCTAGAGGCATTTGATGTTGGGAAAAGTGTTCATGGATGTGCTTTGAAAACTAGTTATGATCATGATCTTTATGTTGGCATTGCGTTGCTTGAATTGTATGCGAAGTCTAGAGAGATTGATGATGCAAAGCGGCTTTTTGAGGAAATGCCGAAAAATGATCTTATTCCTTGGAGTCTAATGATAGCGCGATATGCTCAGAGTGATAGAAGTGAGGAGGCTTTAGAGTTATTTTTTCGGATGAGGCAAACATCTGTTGTCCCtaataattttacttttgcTAGTGTGCTGCAAGCCTGCGCCTCTTTAGCTTTGCTAAATTTGGGAAAGCAAATTCATTCTTGTGTGCTGAAATTTGGTCTGAACTCAAATGTGTTTGTGTCGAATGCCATCATGGATGTTTATGCCAAGTGTGGTGAAATTGAGATCTCCATGAAATTGTTTGAGGAATTGCCAGATCGGAATGATGTGACTTGGAACACCATAATCGTTGGTTATGTTCAGTTAGGGGATGGGGAGAGAGCAATGAATTTATTTACGTATATGCTTGAACATGACATACAGCCAACTGAAGTGACATACTCTAGTGTTCTCCGTGCATGTGCTAGTTTAGCGGCATTAGAACCGGGGCTTCAAATTCATTCCTTAACCATCAAAACCACGTATAACAAGGACACTGTAGTTGCAAATTCTTTGATAGATATGTACGCTAAATGTGGAAGAATTAATGATGCCCGACTAACATTTGATAAGATGAACAAACGGGACGAAGTTTCATGGAATGCTATGATATGTGGATATTCTATGCATGGCATCAGTATGGAGGCTCTAAATTTATTTGACATGATGCAACATACCGATTGCAAACCTAATAAACTGACTTTTGTTGGTGTCCTGTCTGCATGTAGCAATGCAGGATTGTTACACGAAGGACAAACTCACTTTGAATCAATGTCACGGGACTATGACACTAAGCCATGTATAGAACATTATACTTGCATGGTTTGGCTTCTTGGTCGATTGGGCCAATTTGATGAAGCAATGAAACTCATTGGAGAAATTCCATTTCAGCCTAGTGTTATGGTTTGGCGCGCATTGCTTGGTGCATGCGTTATTCACAAGAACGTTGATCTAGGAAGTGTTTGCGCCCAACATGTACTTGAGATGGAGCCTCATGATGATGCAACCCATGTACTTCTGTCAAACATGTATGCCACTGCAGGGAGATGGGACAGTGTTGCTTTTGTTAGGAGAaatatgcaaaagaaaaaagtgaagaaggaaCCTGGCTTAAGCTGGGTTGAGAACCAGGGTGTTGTTCACTATTTTTCTGTGGGTGACACTTCTCATCCTGACATTAAACTAATATGTGGAATGCTCGAATGGTTGAACAAGAAAACCAGGGATGCAGGATATATTCCTGATCGCAATGCTGTTTTGCTTGATGTAGCGGATGGTGAAAAAGAGCGACACTTGTGGGTCCATAGTGAAAGACTAGCATTGGCTTATGGACTAATTCGGATGCCGCATGCATGTTCTATTCGCATCATTAAAAATCTCCGTATATGCATAGATTGTCATACTGTTATAAAGTTGATATCAAAAGTTGTACAACGAGAAATTGTTATCAGAGATATAAATCGGTTTCATCATTTTCGTCATGGGGTTTGCTCATGTGGTGACTACTGGTAA
- the LOC123923946 gene encoding uncharacterized protein LOC123923946, which produces MIFYLSTMLLLFILLIVFLSAMLLLFTLTKEKGSLCENLVEDNSMQKPEFEPLLGDVAQIEAIQESETSHNQGEVESYPSFPLDGESNNIIDKKFELNAQKHEQQDDPYSDSSFPSDSESSTGSIIDESFEIDLRINQDMSLSDNFASDNEEEDDGEDEEEDGLIEIKLPSSNFSSLNEEYSKQNLDFIFKEQGLVDLLAEINEDENLIEIDIFNGSTKYQDFRFKELACLGDQCVLSD; this is translated from the coding sequence ATGATCTTCTATCTATCTACAATGCTTCTTCTTTTCATTCTATTGATTGTTTTTCTATCTGCAATGCTTCTTCTTTTCACTTTGACAAAGGAAAAAGGGTCCCTGTGTGAAAATTTAGTCGAAGATAATAGCATGCAGAAACCAGAGTTCGAACCTTTATTAGGAGATGTTGCTCAAATTGAGGCTATCCAAGAAAGTGAAACTTCTCATAATCAAGGTGAAGTAGAGTCATATCCTTCATTTCCATTAGACGGTGAAAGTAACAATATCATTGATAAAAAATTTGAGCTTAATGCTCAAAAGCATGAGCAACAAGATGATCCATACTCGGATTCTTCATTTCCATCGGATAGTGAAAGTAGTACTGGCTCAATCATTGATGAAAGTTTTGAGATAGATCTTAGGATAAATCAAGACATGAGTTTATCCGATAATTTTGCCTCTGACAATGAGGAGGAGGACGATGGCGAGGATGAGGAGGAGGATGGCCTTATTGAAATCAAACTTCCAAGTAGCAACTTCTCTAGTTTAAATGAAGAGTACTCTAAACaaaatttggattttattttcAAGGAGCAGGGTCTCGTGGATCTTTTGGCAGAAATTAATGAGGATGAAAATTTAATTGAGATTGATATTTTCAATGGATCCACCAAGTATCAAGATTTTAGATTTAAGGAGTTGGCATGTTTAGGAGATCAATGTGTTCTTAGTGATTGa